One Brachyspira suanatina DNA segment encodes these proteins:
- the rpsJ gene encoding 30S ribosomal protein S10 — translation MKEQKIRVKLKAFDIELIDQSAQSIVASVKKTGARVSGPIPLPTSIRKVTVIRSPHVNIKSREQFEMRIYKRLIDIFDVTPQTTESLKKLALPAGVDVQLK, via the coding sequence ATGAAAGAACAGAAAATACGAGTTAAACTAAAAGCCTTTGATATTGAGCTTATTGATCAATCAGCTCAGTCTATAGTAGCTAGTGTAAAGAAAACAGGTGCTAGAGTATCAGGACCTATACCATTGCCTACAAGTATACGTAAGGTAACAGTAATAAGAAGTCCGCATGTAAACATTAAGTCAAGAGAACAATTTGAGATGCGCATATATAAAAGATTAATAGATATCTTTGATGTAACACCTCAGACAACAGAGTCTCTTAAGAAATTGGCGCTTCCAGCTGGGGTTGATGTTCAGCTTAAATAA
- the rplC gene encoding 50S ribosomal protein L3 — MVGIIGKKLGMTTVFDETGNAIAVTVVEAGPCTVMQIRDNEKDGYSAIQLGYGAVKEKHLKKPQIGQFKKANLEPKKYLKEFRMDDASSYTVGQELKADIFQAGDFIDVSSLSKGRGFAGVMKRHNYDGGPMSHGSNFRRRAGSIGCNSYPARVWKGKGMPGHMGNTLTTIQNLKVVEIRPDDNLIMIKGAIPGAINSIVKLTSAVKKRNKKKNSMN, encoded by the coding sequence ATGGTAGGAATAATTGGCAAAAAATTGGGTATGACAACAGTTTTCGATGAGACTGGTAATGCTATAGCAGTAACAGTTGTAGAGGCTGGACCATGCACAGTTATGCAGATAAGAGATAATGAGAAAGATGGCTACAGTGCTATTCAATTAGGCTACGGTGCCGTAAAAGAAAAGCATTTAAAAAAGCCTCAGATAGGTCAATTTAAAAAAGCAAATTTAGAGCCTAAGAAATATTTAAAAGAGTTCAGAATGGACGATGCTAGTTCTTACACAGTAGGTCAAGAGCTTAAAGCAGATATATTTCAAGCAGGCGATTTTATAGATGTTAGTTCTTTGAGTAAAGGTAGAGGTTTTGCCGGCGTAATGAAAAGACATAATTATGACGGCGGTCCTATGAGCCATGGTTCTAACTTTAGAAGAAGAGCAGGTTCTATAGGTTGTAACAGCTACCCTGCAAGAGTATGGAAAGGTAAAGGTATGCCTGGACATATGGGTAATACTTTGACTACTATACAAAACTTAAAAGTAGTTGAAATAAGACCAGATGATAATTTGATTATGATAAAAGGTGCTATACCAGGTGCTATAAATAGCATAGTGAAATTAACATCAGCAGTAAAGAAACGTAATAAGAAGAAAAACTCAATGAATTAA
- the rplD gene encoding 50S ribosomal protein L4, whose translation MEVVILNENGDSVGNLEIVDEIFKSEVNNNLLYEAIKNELANRRQGTHSTKTRAEVSGGGKKPWRQKVTGRARAGSTRSPIWVGGGKTHTPKPRDYSYRLPKKMKRKALLSVLSLKYGSNVLKVFEDFTFDAPKTKRMASFISKVKEPNTRKVAFVVGKDESLGDNYNKLLLSLRNIKDLKLVNADSMSIHPLFYADEVYFTKTALSKLNARIKG comes from the coding sequence ATGGAAGTAGTAATACTAAATGAAAATGGAGATAGCGTAGGCAATTTAGAGATTGTTGACGAGATATTTAAATCAGAAGTTAACAATAATCTACTTTACGAAGCAATCAAAAATGAATTAGCTAACAGACGTCAGGGAACTCACTCTACAAAAACAAGAGCAGAAGTTTCAGGAGGCGGTAAAAAGCCTTGGAGACAAAAAGTCACAGGAAGAGCTAGAGCAGGTTCTACTAGATCCCCAATTTGGGTAGGCGGTGGTAAAACACATACTCCTAAGCCTAGAGATTATAGCTACAGATTGCCAAAGAAAATGAAACGTAAGGCTCTATTGTCTGTTTTATCTTTAAAATATGGAAGCAATGTTCTTAAAGTTTTTGAGGATTTTACATTTGACGCTCCAAAAACAAAAAGAATGGCTAGTTTTATAAGTAAGGTTAAAGAACCAAATACAAGAAAGGTGGCATTTGTAGTAGGTAAAGATGAATCTTTAGGAGATAATTATAATAAATTATTATTATCTTTAAGAAACATCAAAGATTTAAAGCTTGTAAATGCAGACAGTATGTCTATACATCCTTTATTTTATGCTGATGAGGTATATTTTACTAAAACAGCTTTATCTAAATTAAATGCTAGAATTAAGGGTTAA
- the rplW gene encoding 50S ribosomal protein L23 — protein MYSLLIEPILTEKSNMLRTEPRGTEKRYYVFKVRQDANKTELKKAVEKIFNVHPLDCKIINVKPKKKNRRMSRRGYTRSYKKAIIVLDGKESIDIVK, from the coding sequence ATGTATTCACTTTTAATTGAGCCTATACTTACAGAAAAAAGTAATATGCTTAGAACTGAGCCTAGAGGAACAGAGAAGCGTTATTATGTATTTAAAGTAAGACAGGACGCTAATAAGACAGAATTAAAGAAAGCGGTTGAAAAAATATTTAATGTACATCCGCTAGATTGTAAGATAATAAATGTTAAGCCTAAGAAGAAAAATCGCAGAATGAGCAGACGCGGATATACACGCAGCTATAAAAAAGCGATAATAGTTCTTGACGGCAAAGAATCAATAGATATAGTAAAATAA
- the rplB gene encoding 50S ribosomal protein L2 encodes MAIKKFKPTTPSLRYRTVVDFSDITTNEPCKSLVCGKKRISGRGSNGRITMRRRGGGHKKLFRFVDFRRDKHDVEAKVVSIEYDPNRTARIALLHYTDGEKRYIIWPLGLNVGDRVVSGENAKVKIGCSLPLKKIPLGTIIHNIEITPGKGGQLVRAAGGGAQITAKSGGYCVIRLRSGEERRILENCYATIGQIGNLDHFNTTDGKAGTTRHKGRRPKVRGVVMNPVDHPHGGGEGKSGQGNPHPVSPTGVPTKGYKTRKKHKYSDRLIIKRRGGKK; translated from the coding sequence ATGGCTATTAAGAAATTTAAACCGACAACACCAAGTTTGCGTTATCGTACAGTAGTAGATTTTTCGGATATTACAACAAATGAGCCTTGTAAATCATTAGTATGCGGAAAAAAACGTATAAGCGGACGCGGTTCAAATGGTCGTATAACTATGCGTCGTCGCGGAGGCGGACATAAAAAACTATTTAGATTTGTAGATTTTAGAAGAGATAAACATGATGTAGAAGCTAAAGTAGTTTCTATAGAGTATGATCCTAACAGAACAGCTCGTATAGCTTTACTACACTACACAGATGGCGAGAAAAGATACATAATATGGCCATTGGGACTTAATGTAGGCGATAGAGTAGTAAGCGGTGAAAATGCAAAAGTTAAAATTGGATGCAGTTTACCATTGAAAAAAATTCCATTAGGTACTATAATACATAACATTGAAATAACTCCTGGAAAAGGCGGTCAGCTTGTTAGAGCAGCAGGAGGTGGTGCTCAAATCACAGCTAAATCAGGCGGTTATTGTGTAATAAGACTTCGTTCAGGCGAAGAAAGAAGAATACTAGAGAATTGTTATGCTACTATAGGTCAGATTGGAAATTTAGATCATTTCAATACTACAGACGGTAAAGCTGGAACTACTAGACATAAAGGTAGAAGACCTAAAGTAAGAGGTGTTGTAATGAACCCAGTAGATCACCCACACGGCGGTGGTGAAGGTAAAAGCGGACAGGGTAACCCACATCCGGTTTCACCTACAGGTGTACCTACTAAGGGATACAAGACTAGAAAGAAACACAAGTATTCTGACAGATTAATAATCAAGAGAAGAGGGGGTAAGAAATAA
- the rpsS gene encoding 30S ribosomal protein S19 — MSRSIKKGPFVDKNLFKKIQAGDNKHQIKTYSRASTIIPEMIGFTINVHNGKTFVAVYIQENMIGHKLGEFAPTRKFISHAGAAKVGKK, encoded by the coding sequence ATGTCTCGCTCTATTAAAAAAGGACCTTTTGTAGATAAGAATCTTTTTAAGAAGATACAAGCTGGAGATAATAAGCATCAAATAAAAACTTATAGCCGTGCTTCAACAATTATTCCAGAAATGATAGGTTTTACTATAAATGTTCATAACGGAAAAACATTTGTAGCAGTTTATATACAAGAAAATATGATAGGTCATAAATTAGGCGAATTTGCACCAACAAGAAAATTTATATCTCATGCCGGTGCCGCTAAAGTAGGTAAGAAATAA
- the rplV gene encoding 50S ribosomal protein L22 encodes MDYKVKVRYLRIGRRKVARLLPFVKGEYVNHAISNLATMPQMSSVVLRKAIKSGIANAIFQSRNINPDTLWVKTAYVDKAPTLKRIRAASRGSADPILKRLSHITIILSDDKKPEKKKLKAKSAKTEEAPKAAEV; translated from the coding sequence ATGGATTATAAAGTAAAGGTACGTTATTTACGCATTGGTCGCAGAAAAGTAGCAAGACTGCTTCCTTTTGTTAAAGGTGAGTATGTTAACCATGCTATATCTAATCTAGCAACAATGCCTCAGATGTCATCAGTAGTTCTAAGAAAGGCTATTAAGAGCGGAATAGCTAATGCTATATTCCAATCAAGAAATATCAATCCAGATACATTATGGGTAAAAACTGCTTATGTTGATAAAGCACCTACTCTTAAAAGAATACGTGCAGCAAGCAGAGGTAGTGCTGATCCAATATTAAAAAGACTTTCACATATTACTATAATTTTAAGTGATGATAAAAAACCTGAAAAGAAAAAATTAAAAGCTAAGAGTGCTAAAACAGAAGAAGCACCTAAAGCAGCGGAGGTATAA
- the rpsC gene encoding 30S ribosomal protein S3, with protein MGQKVSPIGLRLGINKTWSSKWFEDSRTYADSLHEDLSIRRYIMNYYYKTLKEEQKKIGGKKESFDPAISDIQIVRFPDRINIFISTARAGVVIGPKGQRVETVKTTVQKMVKKPVHFSITEIRDAELDANLAAQSVARQLEMRVAFRRAMKSVITQAMKKGAKGIKVMCSGRLAGADIARTEQYKNGSVPLHTLRANIDYGTAEALTTFGIIGIKVWIYKGEILDKKEHKQDDAGKVISAKGDR; from the coding sequence ATGGGTCAAAAGGTTAGTCCAATAGGCTTAAGACTCGGAATTAACAAAACTTGGTCTAGTAAATGGTTTGAAGATAGCAGAACTTATGCAGACAGTTTGCATGAAGATTTATCTATCAGACGCTATATAATGAATTATTATTATAAAACATTAAAAGAAGAACAAAAGAAAATCGGCGGAAAAAAAGAGTCTTTTGACCCTGCTATATCTGATATACAAATAGTACGTTTCCCAGATAGAATAAATATTTTCATCTCTACTGCAAGAGCAGGAGTTGTAATAGGTCCTAAAGGACAGAGAGTTGAAACTGTAAAAACAACTGTTCAAAAAATGGTTAAAAAACCAGTTCATTTCTCTATTACAGAAATCAGAGATGCAGAGTTAGATGCTAATTTAGCAGCACAAAGCGTAGCTCGTCAATTAGAAATGCGTGTTGCTTTCAGAAGAGCTATGAAAAGTGTTATAACTCAGGCTATGAAGAAAGGTGCTAAAGGTATAAAAGTTATGTGTTCTGGTCGTTTAGCAGGTGCTGATATTGCTAGAACAGAACAATATAAAAATGGTTCAGTACCATTACATACATTGAGAGCTAATATAGATTATGGCACTGCAGAAGCACTTACTACATTCGGTATTATCGGAATAAAAGTGTGGATCTATAAGGGTGAAATTCTTGATAAGAAAGAACATAAACAAGATGATGCAGGTAAAGTTATCAGTGCCAAAGGAGATAGATAA
- the rplP gene encoding 50S ribosomal protein L16 yields the protein MLQPSRMKYRKHHRGRMKGKSKRGSNLTFGDYGLMALEPVWLTDRQIEAARIAISRHVKRVGKMWIKVFPDKPYTKKPAETRMGKGKGNVEYWVAVVKPGKVIFEIAGVPEELAQSAFRLAGFKLPIKTKFIKREAI from the coding sequence ATGTTACAACCATCAAGAATGAAATATCGTAAACATCATAGAGGCAGAATGAAAGGCAAATCTAAGAGAGGAAGTAATTTGACTTTCGGAGATTATGGTCTTATGGCATTAGAGCCTGTATGGCTTACAGATAGACAAATTGAGGCTGCACGTATTGCTATATCAAGACATGTTAAGCGTGTAGGTAAAATGTGGATAAAAGTATTTCCTGATAAGCCTTATACTAAAAAACCTGCTGAAACTAGAATGGGTAAAGGTAAAGGTAACGTTGAATATTGGGTAGCTGTAGTTAAGCCTGGAAAAGTAATATTTGAAATAGCAGGTGTTCCAGAAGAATTAGCTCAATCAGCTTTCAGACTAGCTGGTTTCAAGCTCCCTATCAAAACTAAGTTCATTAAGAGGGAGGCTATATAA
- the rpmC gene encoding 50S ribosomal protein L29, which produces MAKNTKDYKSLGLEELKGELLKLEKEYQEHRFEKVVGDARQTHQLKKARKDIARVKTFIRQHELGIKK; this is translated from the coding sequence ATGGCTAAGAACACTAAAGATTATAAGTCATTAGGTTTAGAAGAGCTTAAAGGTGAACTTCTAAAATTAGAAAAAGAATATCAAGAGCATAGATTTGAAAAAGTAGTTGGTGATGCTAGACAAACTCATCAATTAAAGAAAGCTCGTAAAGATATAGCTAGAGTTAAGACATTTATTCGTCAGCATGAACTTGGCATAAAAAAATAG
- the rpsQ gene encoding 30S ribosomal protein S17: MESKAKKYKRVLEGIVVSDKMDKTIVVKVESKQKHPLYGKTISKNKRYKAHDEKNECHEGDLVRVIECRPLSKDKKFRLTKIIKKAERIEKDSIDSDVENVLKREKHAPEAAVSSQVEGE, translated from the coding sequence GTGGAAAGCAAAGCAAAAAAATATAAAAGAGTACTTGAGGGAATTGTAGTTTCTGATAAAATGGATAAAACTATAGTTGTTAAAGTAGAAAGCAAGCAGAAACACCCGCTTTATGGTAAAACTATTAGTAAAAATAAAAGATATAAAGCTCATGATGAAAAAAATGAATGTCATGAAGGCGATTTAGTAAGAGTGATAGAGTGCAGACCTCTTAGTAAAGATAAAAAATTCAGATTAACAAAAATAATCAAGAAAGCAGAGCGTATAGAAAAAGATTCTATAGACAGCGATGTAGAGAATGTTTTAAAACGTGAAAAACATGCTCCAGAAGCAGCAGTTTCTTCACAGGTTGAAGGAGAGTAA
- the rplN gene encoding 50S ribosomal protein L14 has product MIQVPSTLNVADNTGVKKLKCIKVLGGSRRRYATLGDVIICSVTDIIPTCSIEKGKVVKAVIVRVKKEVRRPDGSYIRFDENAAVIVDDKKEPRGKRIFGPVARELRDRGFMKIVSLAPEVI; this is encoded by the coding sequence ATGATACAAGTACCAAGCACTCTTAATGTAGCTGATAATACAGGCGTTAAAAAGTTAAAATGTATTAAGGTATTAGGCGGAAGCAGACGCAGATATGCTACTTTAGGTGATGTAATTATCTGTTCTGTAACAGATATAATACCTACTTGCTCTATAGAAAAAGGTAAAGTAGTAAAAGCTGTAATAGTAAGAGTAAAAAAAGAAGTTAGACGCCCTGACGGTTCATATATTCGTTTCGACGAGAATGCTGCTGTTATAGTAGATGATAAGAAAGAGCCACGCGGTAAACGTATATTCGGACCTGTAGCTCGTGAACTTAGAGACAGAGGCTTTATGAAGATAGTATCACTTGCACCAGAGGTAATATAA
- the rplX gene encoding 50S ribosomal protein L24, with protein MIKKQDLSKTKYKVKKGDTVEVIAGEQSGERGEVLSVDRTRGRVLVKNINMVKKTMPKSQENQKGGIVEKEASIHISNVMVVNKAGKATRVGRKEVDGKLKRYAKKSGEVLDK; from the coding sequence ATGATAAAGAAACAAGATTTAAGTAAGACAAAATACAAAGTAAAAAAAGGCGATACTGTTGAGGTAATAGCTGGAGAGCAAAGCGGAGAACGCGGAGAGGTATTGTCTGTAGATAGAACAAGAGGCAGAGTTTTAGTAAAAAACATCAATATGGTTAAAAAAACTATGCCTAAAAGCCAAGAGAATCAAAAAGGCGGAATAGTTGAGAAAGAAGCTTCAATACATATATCCAATGTAATGGTAGTAAACAAAGCAGGAAAAGCTACTAGAGTTGGAAGAAAAGAAGTAGACGGTAAACTAAAAAGATATGCCAAAAAATCAGGCGAAGTTCTTGATAAGTAA
- the rplE gene encoding 50S ribosomal protein L5: MSVLKDRYENEIKQSLLKDMNLSSTMAIPKIEKIIINMGVTQAVTDKKYVDSAVEELSQIAGQRAVVTRAKKSIANFKLRQGMPIGCRVTLRGERMYDFLERLIFIALPRVRDFQGIPRRGFDGNGNYNLGIKEHTIFPEISFDKTDAVKGLNITIVTTADNDDMARTLLERVGLPFRAAPKSQENK, encoded by the coding sequence ATGTCAGTATTGAAAGATAGGTATGAAAACGAGATTAAACAGTCTCTTCTAAAAGATATGAATTTAAGCTCTACTATGGCTATCCCTAAAATAGAAAAAATCATAATCAATATGGGAGTAACTCAGGCTGTAACAGACAAAAAATATGTTGATTCTGCTGTAGAAGAACTAAGCCAAATAGCAGGACAGAGAGCTGTTGTAACAAGAGCTAAAAAGTCTATAGCTAACTTCAAATTAAGACAAGGTATGCCTATAGGCTGCAGAGTAACTTTAAGAGGCGAAAGAATGTATGACTTCTTAGAGAGATTAATATTCATAGCATTACCAAGAGTAAGAGACTTCCAAGGTATTCCTAGAAGAGGTTTCGATGGTAATGGTAATTACAACTTAGGAATAAAAGAACATACTATATTCCCAGAAATAAGTTTTGATAAAACAGATGCCGTAAAAGGCTTAAATATAACAATAGTAACTACTGCAGATAATGACGATATGGCACGCACTTTATTAGAAAGAGTTGGTTTGCCATTCCGTGCAGCACCTAAAAGTCAGGAGAATAAATAA
- a CDS encoding type Z 30S ribosomal protein S14, which translates to MARLALKVKATKKQKYKTRQYNRCPICGRPRAYIRQYKMCRICFRDLANKGLIPGVTKSSW; encoded by the coding sequence ATGGCTAGATTGGCACTTAAAGTTAAAGCTACAAAAAAACAAAAATATAAAACAAGACAATATAATCGTTGCCCAATATGCGGCAGACCTCGTGCTTATATAAGACAGTACAAGATGTGCAGAATATGTTTTAGAGATTTAGCAAATAAAGGTTTGATACCGGGCGTAACTAAGTCTAGTTGGTAA
- the rpsH gene encoding 30S ribosomal protein S8, with protein MSVHDPIADALTIIRNGCRAKKESVTIPFSTKMENILAILKKEGYINDFKKVEVKDKNFFRIEIDLKYYEGSSVIEGIQRVSTPGLRVYTSVDTIPQVKNGFGISVISTSKGVMTDKEARKEKVGGEVLCYVW; from the coding sequence ATGAGTGTACATGATCCAATAGCAGATGCTTTAACTATAATAAGAAATGGTTGTAGAGCAAAAAAAGAGTCTGTTACTATACCTTTTTCTACAAAAATGGAAAATATACTTGCAATTTTAAAGAAAGAAGGTTATATTAATGACTTCAAAAAAGTAGAAGTAAAAGATAAAAATTTCTTCCGCATAGAAATAGATTTGAAATATTATGAGGGAAGTTCAGTAATAGAAGGAATTCAAAGAGTATCAACTCCAGGTTTAAGAGTTTATACATCAGTAGATACTATACCTCAAGTAAAAAACGGTTTCGGTATATCTGTAATATCTACAAGTAAAGGTGTAATGACAGATAAAGAGGCTAGAAAAGAAAAAGTTGGCGGCGAAGTTTTATGCTACGTTTGGTAA
- the rplF gene encoding 50S ribosomal protein L6: MSRLANKPIAIPQGVEVKIDGHKVIVKGKRGELTREFFDYIIFELENNSLWVKPPKIESTDEKAIKENKAKYSAQLGLVWKLISNMIEGVTNGYKKVLQLEGTGYRSNVQGDTITLQLGFSSDVKMKIPEGIKVTVEKDTKIIIEGNDKEQVGELAMNIKKKRPVEPYKGKGVRFDGEHVKYKESKKAAK, translated from the coding sequence ATGAGTAGATTAGCAAATAAACCTATAGCGATACCTCAAGGCGTTGAAGTTAAGATAGACGGACATAAAGTAATCGTAAAAGGTAAAAGAGGGGAGTTGACAAGAGAGTTTTTTGATTATATAATATTTGAACTCGAAAATAATTCTCTTTGGGTTAAACCTCCTAAGATTGAAAGTACTGACGAGAAAGCTATTAAAGAAAATAAAGCTAAGTACTCTGCACAATTAGGTTTAGTGTGGAAGCTTATTTCTAATATGATAGAAGGCGTTACTAACGGATATAAAAAAGTTCTTCAATTAGAAGGTACAGGTTATCGTTCTAATGTTCAAGGAGATACTATAACATTGCAATTAGGTTTTTCTAGTGATGTTAAAATGAAAATACCAGAAGGTATTAAAGTAACAGTAGAAAAAGATACTAAAATCATTATTGAAGGCAATGATAAAGAACAAGTAGGCGAGCTTGCTATGAATATCAAAAAGAAAAGACCTGTTGAGCCTTATAAAGGTAAAGGTGTTAGATTTGACGGCGAGCATGTAAAATATAAAGAAAGTAAAAAAGCTGCTAAGTAA
- the rplR gene encoding 50S ribosomal protein L18, with amino-acid sequence MSLREKIKAQRERRKRSIRIKIEGSSERPRLTVHKSLKYVSAQIIDDSKGITLASASSQEKDLKSGKNVDIAKEIGKVLATRAKEKNISEVVFDRNGYIYHGKIKSLADGAREAGLKF; translated from the coding sequence ATGAGTTTAAGAGAAAAGATTAAAGCTCAACGCGAAAGAAGAAAAAGAAGTATACGTATAAAAATAGAAGGAAGCTCAGAGCGTCCAAGACTTACAGTTCATAAAAGTCTTAAATATGTATCTGCTCAAATAATAGATGATAGTAAAGGTATCACTTTAGCATCAGCATCTTCTCAAGAAAAAGATTTAAAAAGCGGTAAGAATGTGGATATAGCTAAAGAAATAGGTAAAGTTTTAGCTACTAGAGCAAAAGAGAAAAATATAAGTGAAGTTGTATTTGATAGAAACGGATATATATATCATGGAAAAATAAAATCCCTAGCTGACGGTGCTCGTGAAGCAGGATTGAAATTTTAA